The window TGATATTTTCGACCAAGATGAGAAATTTTCGACCAAGGTGGTTAGGTGATTTTGATGTTTTCGACCAATATGGTTAATTTTCAACCAACTTATCCGATTATGATATTTTCAACTAAGATGATCAATTTTGATGTTTTCGACCAATGGACTATTCTTGACGAATATGGCCGATTTTTGACCAACATGGCCGATTATGATGTTTTCGACCAATATGGTCGATTTTGATGTTTTCGACcaatatgactgatttttgacCAACATGGTCGATtctgcttttttttaaaaaaacaaaatgacTAATTTTTTTATACCAAAATGATCGATTTGATGTTTTCGAGCAATATGACTGATTTTTAACTAACATGGTTGATTATGATATTTTCAACCAAGATGACCAATTTTGATGGTTTCAACCAACATGGTTGATTATGATGATTTCGACCAAGATGGCAAATTTTTGACCAAGATGGTCAATTTTGATATGTTTAACCAGTATAGCCGATTTTTTTTACTAACATGATTGATTCTGATGTTTTTGACCAAGATGGCTGATTTTGATATTGTCAACTAAAGTGGTCGATTTTGTCCAAGGGACTGTTCTTGACTAATGTGGCTAGTTTTCGACTAACATGGCCGATTATGATATTTTTGATTAAGATGGCTAAATTTTTACTGAGATGGTCAATTTTGATATTTTCAACTAATATAGTCGATATTTTTATCAAAATGGCCAATTTTGTTGTTTTCGACCAAGATGGCCGATTTTGATGTTTTCGACCAAAGTGGTCGATTTCGGCCAAAGGGATTGTTCTTGACCAATATTGCTGATTTTTGACCAAGATAACCAATTATGATATTTTCGACCAGATTAGCTATTATCGACCAAACTAATCTGCTCAATCATATAAATGCAATGACCATATGTTGTTGTATTGACAGTACATGCAGACCTAAAATGTGACTATTGAAAATCAGGGGTTAATAGGCAGAAATGCATTTTTTTAAACAACAAATGACCATAGTTCCATTCTTTGGGTGCGTTGCCTCCGAATGCTCACATCCATTGGTGCCGCCCTCCTTCCCCCGCTTTAAATAGTGGGGACCCccccacgcacacacacaccccctaGTCATCGAGGTGCTTTAGGggttgtttgttttttcttttactCGTGTATttccttgtaaatgagtaatgattatttacctaTGTAAATGCAGCGCCTATACCGAGGTTGACATTGACAAGGAGCTTGTTTGAAAAGCTTTCCCTATTTTTTTAATACAATTGTTTAGTTTCACATATAAacattgtgggctccaccataatgtatgtatcttatccacatcgtccatccattctgccagcccattttatggcatgagctaaaaatgaggtaaatttaaagctcaagtggaccacaccataaaaaaatgctgggaattgaacacctaacgttgaaaacttcttgggggccacaaaggctttggatcaagctgatatgtgtgtaTAGCCTTCATACATGTCAATGTAatctaatgaataggttggatgatagatgcacatccctgtgggccctaggaaggtttaaacTTTGAATGTTGGGTGTCATTAACcacctatttcctgtggtgtggtccacttgatcttccagtttatcttattttttggctcatgccctaaaatgagatagtaaaacagatggatggtgtggatcacacacacattaccgtggggcccatgAACTTCAACGGTTTCCAATCCCTCTTGGTTTCATGCTTTTTGGACATGATTTTCAAGATGTAATTGCATGTTTACCTTCCCCTCAAACAAACGCCCTtcaaaattaattattatttatttatctgCATTTACATGtgtaattgaaaaaacaaatacgcCCTTAGTGGTTTATCTTTATCAGAGTAGTGGGAGATGAGTGGAAGCTTTAAGGCTCCTTGCATAGGAGTGTAAAATTTGAGGATAAAAAACCTCCACGTTAAATGTATTTGAGGAGATTCTTGCAGGGTTTTGTCTTGTCCTTCTATCCAACAATATACAATAAATCTAAGTGACAATCATCTAGTGATGTTGCGAGCCACGAATATATGGTGCTTGGATCTTGAATATAATATCTTGTCTCTAAATGTATTAATAATGCTTACAAGAACATCGATAACTGAATTGAACAAAAGCGAGAAACTAGATGGAAATAACTATGATATCTTACACCATAAAATTCAATATCTTTTAGATAAGCAAGGGATTTTAGAAACCCTAAAGGGGTGTTTGGCTCAAGGGATtagaaaggattaggtgggatgggtttATAAAAACCACATGATTGTACTTTGTCAGTTCTTGTCATGGAATTGCACAAGGGTTAGGTGGCTTGGGTTTAACAAGGTCAATGTTTGAATGGCTTGGGATCACAAAACACATGCTACAAAATCAGCAGCAGGTCATGTTTGGATGGTGGTTTGCACAAACCCATGTTGTGGAATCACCTGCCTGTCCTGTTTGGGAGGTGGTCTGAGCTACATGGTGGTTTGCATAGACCCATGCAAGGATCCTTCCCCACCCATGTTTGGCAACCCATCGTGTCTGGTCCATTCCACACAATAACCTGGGTGTATATGATCATACCTGGCAGGTTATGGTCTACTGGAGCTTCACAGTTGACGGAGAATGAAGCCCGCTGGATCTGCACCACAGGTTGGGCTCCTACGCATCACATGTTCTGGAATATCCGAGCATCCAGACCATTGTTGTACTTCTCAACTATCCATATGATAACAATCAAGGGCgttaggatctttcaatttgGACAAGTTTTGGTGCATCCCCAATCCATGATGGGGGTTCTTCAGATCAACGATCAGGATCACCAACAGCGGAGCACGCTTGTGCCAAAAAGGCACATGAGCCATTATCTATATGACGAAACATCAAGATCCAATAATTCCTTATCCACACAATGAATTAATCGATAAAGAATTTCAATCAAAGACGTACCTGGATTCATGGTACTTGAAATTGTTTAAATGAATGTGATCTTCAGCAATTCTTTGAACCCTTGATGATATTCCCACATGATCATCTGCCTTATTGATGGAGAACCTCGAGTCCATTGGATCATATGAATTAATCCACACGGAATTTCGAGCAAAGACGTACTTGGATTCATGGTACTCAAAactgtttgaatgaatgtgatcTTCCTACTTCTTCTATCCCTTGCAGCGATAGCAGATGGGAGGCTTGTATTTTACTAGTTTAGTGTGAAAGGGGGTAGAGACTCTCATATACAGAGAATTTAAAGAGTTCTAATGCCCATACACCAACAACTCGTTTTCTCTTAAAATCTCTACTGCTTTGAGTTATCCATACTTAAATCGACTCACACCACGCAATACATGTGATTGGGTGTGCCAGCTCAATCATGTTACACAACCACAACTATTGCAGGCCCCACTAATATGCCATTTAGTCAATCCAACGGTTGGGTTTGATCTAGTTTCAATAACCCTATAATCTATGGATGGCCCATGAAACGGATAACTTACATCCCTCTTACTCTACCCATATAAAATTGAAAAGGTTTGTAAAAAAATTGGTCTCATGAAGTGATCATTCACAGTCACATCAAGTAACGTGATACAtccaaattcaaaatttcatggaaTATAGCTCCAGATGTTGGTGTAACACACCAACGGTTTCAAGTCTGGGTGTTCTCATGGATAAGCCACAAACCTAGGAAAATTTCATTGTCATTGGCTTCTCAATCAGCCATATATTATTATACAAATCacattattaaaatatatataacacattaatttttaaattatcAAATCTAGCCGAAAAAgagatcatgatgtatgtgaaataTATTACAAAACGTCTTTAAATAATATCTACAACTGTAAATGTAGTGCCGTTAGATCAAATAACTTTTGGATCGATGGGATCACGACATGAATATTAGATCGCATACATAGGTGAAATTAACAGTTCCGATTCCCTATTATATTAAGATTATGAATTGGTAATACAGTTCTTTCAAGAAAATGAGATGTGTGCTTAAGTATTAGTATGTACAACCCATACCTTTTAAAGTCGGATATTATAGATAAGATGATCAAATCCCCCAGAAGCAGTACTACAAGAGTTCCTCCCACCTATATGCAAGACATGGAAAAAAGGATGAGTCAATTAAAAACGACATCGTACGCAAGACATTGCAAGACATGGCAGTAGATGACTTATGAACTTACAAACTGTTGAATCAGAATAGATATATAGGAAACAGACGTAACCAGGAGGTCTATGTCGCATCAGATACTTGTGCCAAACAAGAGGTAGTCCATATGATTTGTACATTGTATTAAGAAGACGTTGGAGTAACATATTTGTATACGTAAAAGATTGTCATTTACTTACCTGTATCACCAATCAACCACACTATCCATATTCTCAATGGTCATTCCCACTAGTGTCATGCAGCATGAATAAGACAGATGTGAGACTTCATCTAAGAGCTTATGAAAGTGATTGAGTTGAGTGGCTAAGACTAAGTGCCTGGATGGCAGCTAAGTTAAGATTTGTATGGTGTAGAGGCTGACATACTCCTAAGGAGCTCCACCATAACATGCTTTTCATAAAACACTTGCTAAAGACAATTGAAAATACCTACTGTGGATAGAGAATAGATCTGAGTTTCTCCTCCATGTGAGAAAACCAGTGTGTAGGTGACCCTTGTGCCCTTATGATTGCGGGCTATGCTTTGAAATGGAGGCTTGATGTTGTTATTCTAGCTCGTTTCCATAGACCATAAAAGAAAGGGTATAATGAAGTGTGTCTTAAAAAGTGGTTGAGCTAAGATGGGTAAGTATGAGCACTGCGGGAAGACCGTCTAATTTTACATCTCACATTTTTATGTGACATATTAACGTGCGCGAGCAAGATGAGTTCATGGCCGGCCAACGTGTCCCTCAGCATGTCTGAACTCATGGGtgcaaataaaataaatggacaatcaCTCGGGTTATGAGTACCCATGAGAGGTTAGAGAGTATCCTTTATTGGTGTAACCAAGGCGAGCCAGGGGTAGGTTAATGTTACCGAAGATAAGATACATTGTGATTGTTGACGGAAACTTAACATACTTGTTCTCTCAAGGTTATGTGCTTCACTGGTTGCACACTATATTTTGTAGTATGAGGACTTCTAACGAGCTTTAGTTTTGGTCATTAATTGGGTTGATGCCCGACTAGTCCGAGTGGTAGATGTAACGGTTAGGTGAGTCGTCCAAGTAGGCTCCACCAATTGGAAGATAGAGACATAGGCTCTAGCAGTTTCGGAACTATTCATCTTCCCAAGCAAACTTTAATCTTCTCAGGCAGCCTTTAGTCTAGAAGTTCTAGAACTGTTCATCTCCTGCTATTAGAGATATTTATGGCAGTATCCTTGTATAATCGGCAGGAACCTACAACCAAAATACACATAATCTCAAGCACAAATCTCTAGAGTGTAGAGAGGTATTGCGAGAGGGAAGTCAAGTTCCATCACAACCACACGATTTACAATGTAGATCTAGTTTGAAAAAGAGTGTTTCCGTAGACATCTTCTTAGGCTAGTGAAAGCGGCATAACTCATCTTCCAGTGACGTGAGATGCATCAGGCAAGATCTAACAATCGAGCCTCCACTTCCATTACCATTGGTTCAAGGAAATCGCTTTGAGAAGTTATTTCCTAACATGATGATCATCATCAACATAATCcaggccttatcccaattaattaacATAAGATAGGTGAAGCTTATTTACTTTATGTTATATTAtatgtcatcaagtcttttctcacTGCCTCCGTCCATATAATCTtttgaatcttcttcttctttatctttTAGGCCTCCTCCAACGCCCCCATTCCAACACACATCAGGCAGCACCCGAAGCCCGCCAGGACAACCTGGCCCACTGTAAGCCTGCCTTCCAGGTGACTTAAAAACTCCCATCATTTTTCTAAGAGCCCCACTCATAGGCCCTCTTCCCATCAATTCACGAAATGACaacagaaaaaaaaatcctcaaattttaTTAGCTTGTCAGGGATACAATGGTCAACAAATAAAGTCAGAAAATGCCCTTGAAGAAGGTTTATTCAGTTTGGGAGAAAAAAAtttgatggtaaaaaaaaaacaaaaaaaaatcagtagACGCACTCATGTCACCcactggaaaaagaaagaaagaaaaaaaaaaaaccattacacCAACACATGCACACCTGCCACCCCACATGTGGCACACGGCACCCCTCTCACGTGTACTCCGGCGGCAGCGCCACCTTGCCGAGGATCTCATGGCCATGCGGAGCGAGCATGCTCCCGCACCGCGCGCACACGAACAGCGGCGGCACAGCGGCTGCATCGTCGATGCCGCCACACCTCGTGTGCTGCCACACCTCGCATATGTCACACGCCACCATCCGCTCCCCATCGTCATCCCGCGCCCCGCACGTGCAATCCACCGTCCAGTTATCGGCCCCACCCTCATACCTCAGCTTGCACCTCAGGTCCACGCCACTCCCTCTCAGCCACACAGTCGCCCCGGACTGGGCCACAGCGAACAGAAGCTCCTCTTCGTCGCCTTCCAATCCCTCCACCGCGGCCGCCTCGAACCGTTCCAGGATGCAGTACGTGTCCCGGAAGGCCTGCTCCCCCGCCGCCCGCAGCTCTCCCACCGTCGCATGCGGCGGGACCACTACCAGCACGGGCGGCGGAAGCGGCTGCGTCAGCTCCTCAGCCTCCTCCCCAGCTGAGGGCATCAGCTTGCACATGAACCGCAGCATCTCGTCATCAGCATCCTGGAATGGCCACGCCTTCACAAAGTGCTTGCTATGGAGGATTGCACGTCCGGCTAGCCGCATTGGCTCCCATGCCTCGGCTGGGTAGTGCTCTAGCACATGCTTGTACACGTGCAACATGTCCCGGTTTATGTCCATCCTCTCGGCGGGGCCCAGTGCTGGTTTGTCTAGCTTGGCAACAGGTTCTGTGGCAGCTGCGCCATTGCTGGTCGTGGTGTCCTTGACTGTGTACTGGAGCACCCGTGTGGTTGGGTTGGCGGCTCGGACGACGACGCAGTCCCCGACGATGCAGTTGCCGAGGGACTTGAGCACAAAGTCGATCAGGCCCGTGTCACCTATGTGGAGCCTGGCTGCGTCGCGGACGTCCTGACGTGTCATCcacacgtgggccccactgtggccGCCTGATCTATTCTCTTTTAGCGCATCGACTATCACCTGGGCAGTGAGTTCTAATCGCCGGATGGACCATCGGCTCATCAGGCTGGCTGCTACTGTGCTGAAATCGATGCAGTTCTTCTTCTCCCGTGCTGCTGGCTTGCTCTGCTTGGGCGCCCCAGCCTTGGGGCCCGCTGGGGTTTTCCGAGCTGTAGTAGCAACCGTGGTAGTTGTGGTGTTGTTCTTTAATGGGAGGTGGGATTTGAGCTCGAGCATGCATAGGAGGAGGTCACGGATGGTTTCTAGATGGGCCTTGCTCGCCTTCTGATAGCTGAGGATGATCCGTTCCATCTCTCTTGCCCGGCCCACCTCTTTGAAATCTTCGATGACTCTGTCAAGATCGAGTGAGCTGAGGATCTCAATGGCCTGCTGGTAATTATGTTCTGTCACTCCGAAGGTTCCATGGCAGAACTTATAGCCCCACCTTCCGAACCATGGCTGGccgtaggccacaccacagagtAGCCGCAGCTCCATGGAACTTTTCGTTGATATGTCCTCGACCGTCACTTTCCTGCAACAAGTACCCAAAAATTCAAACCCACCGATCGAATTATGATAAGGAGAAATTCGCCAAGGTAGTTCAACATGGCAGGCCATTCatgcctggcccaaaaatcaggatggtttatcaggtgggctgcacattTAAGTTGAATATGGGGCAATTTGATCTTTTCTCTAAGCGGCTATTTCCCGCATTGGCTTGTAGCCAACaggatgagtggaccagcctatttttgggccagggcatctttGGAGTTGGCCCCACTCACGCGCACCGCATCCCATATAAGTAAAGTTGAGCTGAACTACAGTTCTTTTTCTCACCGGGTCCGGAGTGTCGTGCAGATCCGATCCCACAGATCCATGATCTCTCTTCCTCGGATGTATTTCGATCTGCCTTCATGGCCATTGATGCAGAGCAGGTGACCGAAACCGTTGCAGTGAATCAATCCGTGCAGAAGATGGTTTTGGAGACTGAAAATCCTATCACTGAGAGGCTTATCCCACTCGCTGTCAGACGGAATCATGATATGATATCGCCGTTTGGACACGAAATGATGTCTCCAACCTACAAACAAAACATGAAATTCCAACATAAATAAAGTACAGCtacttaagggtgtgtttggttgcaccaaatatcatgaaataacaTGATATTTGGTCCAACCAGACACACCACCTAGTCCAAAATCAACGCATTTCGCAATTCAATCATCAAAACAATCAGAACAATCCTGCCCAGATTAAGACTCCGGCCAGCAACCCAATTTGCTTTTGTGATGAAATGTACA of the Magnolia sinica isolate HGM2019 chromosome 7, MsV1, whole genome shotgun sequence genome contains:
- the LOC131252166 gene encoding PHD finger protein MALE MEIOCYTE DEATH 1, whose protein sequence is MSTIFDACKKRKRQIKAYAFHAFADPGCPVDYSGPFRDNIRSFLRECAEIEDYNVEGMPTWCTLLVNEGSGVVVPLYFIEENVKHSRRPFCDFCRCVGWRHHFVSKRRYHIMIPSDSEWDKPLSDRIFSLQNHLLHGLIHCNGFGHLLCINGHEGRSKYIRGREIMDLWDRICTTLRTRKVTVEDISTKSSMELRLLCGVAYGQPWFGRWGYKFCHGTFGVTEHNYQQAIEILSSLDLDRVIEDFKEVGRAREMERIILSYQKASKAHLETIRDLLLCMLELKSHLPLKNNTTTTTVATTARKTPAGPKAGAPKQSKPAAREKKNCIDFSTVAASLMSRWSIRRLELTAQVIVDALKENRSGGHSGAHVWMTRQDVRDAARLHIGDTGLIDFVLKSLGNCIVGDCVVVRAANPTTRVLQYTVKDTTTSNGAAATEPVAKLDKPALGPAERMDINRDMLHVYKHVLEHYPAEAWEPMRLAGRAILHSKHFVKAWPFQDADDEMLRFMCKLMPSAGEEAEELTQPLPPPVLVVVPPHATVGELRAAGEQAFRDTYCILERFEAAAVEGLEGDEEELLFAVAQSGATVWLRGSGVDLRCKLRYEGGADNWTVDCTCGARDDDGERMVACDICEVWQHTRCGGIDDAAAVPPLFVCARCGSMLAPHGHEILGKVALPPEYT